The Ketobacter alkanivorans genome includes the window AAGGCGAGAATTCATGAGTGTCCGAGATTTTCTGAAGAATCTTCTGGTTTCTAAGGAGACAGAAGCAATTGTGGATAAGATACCCAAGCCTGTGGGCTCCTTTGGTTATGATCCCTGGGGTTACAACACTGACGCAGTAAAAATTGCGCTCAGTGTGATGCGCCCGATTTATGAGGATTATTTCCGGGTGGAGGCATTTGGCCTGGAAAATATCCCTGCCAATGGGCGGCTGTTGGTGATTGCCAATCACAGCGGCCAGTTACCCTTTGATGGCAGTTTGGTGGGATACGCTATGGCCACCAGCCCACACACTCCACGGGTCGTGCGTGTTATGGTGGAGCGCTGGTTTCCGACTATTCCTTTTGTTGGCAACATATTCAATGAGATGGGCGCAGTATTGGGTGACCCCATCAACTGCGGCAAGATGTTGCGCAATGAAGAGGCCATTGTAGTGTTCCCTGAGGGGGTGCGTGGTTCGGGCAAAACCTGGGATAAACGCTATAAATTGCAGCGTTTCGGTCTGGGCTTTATGCATTTGGCCATGACCGAGAATACGCCCATTATCCCTGTGGGAATCGTGGGCTGTGAGGAAACCATGCCGACCCCGTTTCATTTGAAACGCTTGGCCCGGCTGTTTGGTATGCCTTACCTGCCGGTGACCACGCCAATCCCTCTGCCTGCCAAGGTGCGCTTGTATTTCGGTGAACCGATGATGTTTGAAGGGCCGGTAAGCAGTGAGGATGATGTGGCGGTTAAAGTGGAGCGGGTTAAAGATGAAATCAACAAGTTGATCCAGCGAGGCTTGCAGGAAAGGAGTGGGTGGTTCGAATGATTCACAAACATAAACCGGAAATTCTGGTGACCGGTGCCGGTGGCTCCTTGGCTCAGTACGTTATTAATGAGCTGAAAAGAGATTACCACATCGTATTGGTGGAT containing:
- a CDS encoding lysophospholipid acyltransferase family protein produces the protein MSVRDFLKNLLVSKETEAIVDKIPKPVGSFGYDPWGYNTDAVKIALSVMRPIYEDYFRVEAFGLENIPANGRLLVIANHSGQLPFDGSLVGYAMATSPHTPRVVRVMVERWFPTIPFVGNIFNEMGAVLGDPINCGKMLRNEEAIVVFPEGVRGSGKTWDKRYKLQRFGLGFMHLAMTENTPIIPVGIVGCEETMPTPFHLKRLARLFGMPYLPVTTPIPLPAKVRLYFGEPMMFEGPVSSEDDVAVKVERVKDEINKLIQRGLQERSGWFE